Proteins encoded in a region of the Flavobacterium sp. PMTSA4 genome:
- a CDS encoding amidohydrolase family protein: protein MKKLFFVYCLCYSLVIVAQDTYIHCGKLIDTRNGKVLTSKTIVVSGKKISRIENGFSTPTSPEDKVIDLKDKTVMPGWIDMHVHIEGETSPTHYLDGFTLNDADVAFDSQGFAKTTLMSGFTTVRDLGGSGVNVALRNAINRGKVIGPRIFTAEKALASTGGHADPTNGYRKDLMGNPGPKEGVVNSIDDARQAVRQRYKNGADWIKITATGGVLSVAANGANPQFTQEEIETIVTTAKDYNMKVAAHAHGDEGMQRAIKGGVKTIEHGTEMSEATMDLMIKYNCYLVPTLSAGRYVAEKATIPNYYPAVVVPKALTIGPKLQQMFAKAYKKGVPIAFGTDAAVFPHGDNAKEFIYMTEGGMPMIKAIQTATVTNAMLLDKDKEIGVIEPGYLADIIATDGDPTIDSNAVTKVTFVMKEGVIYKQN from the coding sequence ATGAAAAAATTATTCTTCGTTTATTGTCTTTGCTATTCTCTAGTAATAGTTGCACAAGACACCTACATCCATTGTGGTAAATTAATAGATACCCGAAACGGAAAAGTCCTAACAAGTAAAACCATTGTAGTCTCTGGCAAAAAAATAAGCAGAATAGAAAATGGATTTAGCACTCCAACTTCTCCCGAGGATAAAGTAATTGACCTAAAAGACAAAACAGTAATGCCGGGTTGGATAGACATGCACGTACATATAGAAGGAGAAACCAGTCCGACTCACTATTTAGACGGATTTACTCTTAACGATGCTGATGTAGCATTCGATTCACAAGGATTTGCTAAAACAACACTCATGTCTGGTTTTACAACAGTAAGAGATTTAGGTGGAAGTGGTGTAAATGTAGCTTTACGAAATGCAATTAACAGAGGTAAAGTTATTGGTCCAAGAATCTTTACAGCCGAAAAAGCACTCGCCAGCACAGGCGGTCATGCCGATCCAACCAACGGGTATCGAAAAGACCTTATGGGAAATCCTGGTCCAAAAGAAGGAGTGGTAAACAGTATTGATGATGCACGACAAGCAGTAAGACAACGTTACAAAAACGGAGCCGACTGGATTAAGATAACTGCAACTGGAGGTGTGCTTAGTGTAGCTGCTAATGGTGCCAATCCGCAGTTCACCCAAGAAGAAATTGAAACCATAGTAACTACTGCCAAAGACTACAACATGAAAGTAGCCGCTCATGCACATGGCGATGAAGGCATGCAACGCGCAATTAAAGGCGGTGTAAAAACCATAGAACACGGAACCGAAATGAGCGAAGCCACAATGGATTTAATGATTAAATACAATTGCTATCTGGTGCCAACACTTTCTGCCGGCAGATATGTTGCCGAAAAAGCTACCATACCAAATTATTATCCTGCAGTAGTAGTCCCAAAAGCATTAACCATCGGTCCAAAGCTACAGCAAATGTTTGCCAAAGCATATAAAAAAGGAGTACCTATTGCCTTTGGTACCGACGCTGCTGTATTTCCACATGGGGATAATGCCAAAGAATTCATTTACATGACCGAAGGAGGCATGCCTATGATAAAAGCCATCCAAACAGCTACCGTAACCAATGCGATGCTATTGGATAAAGACAAAGAAATAGGAGTTATCGAACCGGGTTATCTGGCCGACATCATCGCTACAGATGGCGACCCAACCATAGACAGTAATGCAGTAACTAAGGTAACCTTTGTAATGAAAGAAGGTGTAATTTATAAACAAAATTAA